Part of the Megalopta genalis isolate 19385.01 chromosome 6, iyMegGena1_principal, whole genome shotgun sequence genome, taaaatttggtattattaccatcgtcgattcaaacggtgaaccctgtcgcaattaacatgtcaaacatggttatacactgtaacttatctattgcagataatatttcaaaattatatgtatcacataaaagaaaattcatggTGGCGCCACGGAGAATTTCTGTAAAAcaggcgtggcattcaacgtgttaatagttTCGAACTGAGAAAAATTTGGAGCGGCTTATTGGATACGCGTTTTCCTGCGTGAAACGGCTCCAATGGAATCGTTCTATCCCCATTGTTCTTACTTATAGTCATATCATCTGGAGGAATGATGCTCTCGATTTTTCTATTACTGATCCCCACGATAATGCAATCGAAACTTCAAACTCGTTATTTAAATATGGTGGGATTTTTTTATACTGAGGTTACCCAGGATTCTAATGTGGTCACTCTTCAACTCATAATTGTAATCTGCCTCGGACTATTATCAATAACCTGTACAGAATCATCGCTCGCCGTCTTTGTCGCTTACTTGTGCGGATTATTGGAGATTGCCAGGTTTGTTTCAATTCGATTGTTTCATACGTTCGCACACTGATTCCGATCGTTTCGATCGTGCAAGCTTGCGACACCCTGCAGCCTGTTTCTAAAAGCCGCGCGTGTCTAATCATCTTCGTATCCCATTGCCGGCAATGCACTGCCCGATGCTTAGCTTGTTCGTTGCCATACTAATACGTATATTTTAGTCGAATCCTTATCCGCGTGTGTCGCCTTAGCAATACGCTCGTGAATAAATTGATTCGCCTCTGCAGGACGAATTGCGACCCCAGTAGCATAATCAATCATCGGGGCATAAAACTGCGATGCGATACGAAATCGAATACTGCTTTTATAGAACGCCGTTATCGTCGAAATTAAAGAAACCTTCTTGCAATTGGTAAATATTCTGGGCGTGGACGGTGATACTACAATTATGCAGAAAACAACTGTTTCCGCGGAAATGAATGTATATGCTCTGTGTTCGCGCGAACACcgaaaatcattggtttcttaaTCGTTTGCTTGGAACATTCCTGCTATCGAGGAAGCATGCAATTAGTTTTCAGCACAAGTTGTCCATGGACATAGAGGATTATGGCAAAGAAATCATACGCCTCtgtggaaatattaataatgcTATTTATAAGTAATAGGAGAACAGTCAAAATTTCCGAATCGTTCAAGCATTTTAATGTTCAGCAGTGAGAAACTTACTTACGAATAGCGGTCAAATAATTAGATGCATATCAGTGAAAAAATGCCGACATTAATGGTACGCATATATATTTCCATTGCTCCAGGTACCGAATACGAACGGCCGTCGACGAGATGGCGTGTTCAGGGACAGTTTCGtcgaatataataaacataCGATCGGCTATGGATTTACACCGGCGTGCTGTTGAGTTGGTACCTTCATCCAGATATTAGAGCAACCTAATcgctatatatattttttctttacATTTGTTCTATCTTCTCTTACATCTTATGCTTACATCACGAATGTACAATGCTGAAACATTATGAATTTGCGAAGGAAGGATCTCGGCAGATTACTCGAAGGATGTGACGTTGTCTTATTTATTGGCGATCATAACGGTCGTCGTCTCGTTCGCCATAAATATATATCGCGTAAGCATCGTTAAACGTGTGTCGGATGAAATATATCGAGGATATTTCTGTACCTTTCGTCGATGGATATATAATGCGACTGCTTCTGATACAAACAGCTATACCTGGCGGTCGGGGACTTCAAGAACAAGGAAAACATTTTGGTCTGTGTACAAATTACTCTGGTACATTTCATCattatatatttaaacaattatagCGGCCAAAGGATGATCAGCACCAGCATCGGACTATTCAACGGCATGTAAGTTCACTCGTCGCGAACGAATGCAATTTCTATCGGCGAATGCAATTACTAACGAATGCAATTTTCGGAAAATAAAGTCGATCCAATGATAACGTCAAAGTGACACGTGCTTCTCGAATAAGTTGCGTAGAAATTGTGTTGAAAGATTAAcataattaatcctttgcagtcggagccgtTTTAACACGAAATTCGAAATAGCTTTTCTGACCTATGGTATCTCCATTTTATGCAAcctagtgcattttatacatatgaaattgaattttgcgacCCATGCAACAGCTACAGATTTTacagttttttttgttttttttttgttttttaataCAAACAAATCTGATAATGTTAAAATGACGtcttagagtcgccactcgactgcAAATGGTTAAGTGTTGAATCGGACACgttttgaataataataaacacgACGCCTATTCAATAAAATAGATACAGTTCATCGTGGTACCGCATGCCACCGAAGTCCCAGAAAATATTACTATTCGTATTGATGAGGAGTTCGATGGGGCTGCAATTTAGTCTTGCTGGTTTATTCGTTCCGTCTTACGAAGGCTTTTCCAAAGTAATTATCCGTTTTCGCGTACCGTCAACTTTTGTGACATCTTCGTTCCCAGATTCAGCGATTCTCTTGTTCCAGATGGTGAGCTCGTCTTTTTCATACTTTACCATGATTATATCGGTTTAGTGACGAGAAATATTGGACGTCGTTAGAAAGACAGAGTATGTACGATGTGTGTGGAAAATCGTGTGTCACGGTTTATCTTTACAATTTTGTTTTCTCTGCACCGTTTACATAAAATCGTCTAAAATCGCCGTCTGTATCATGTGCACAGTGGCCCGCAAATGTCTTCATACACCTTCTAAGctattttaaaattgaactaagtgacttgaatttgttttgtttttttcttCAGACGATAGAGaggatgactgaaatgcttttcttTTGAATTTCGCTGTTACTTGGAGCGACAAAAGAAAGCTCTGTCATCTCAAAGAAATTTCAACTATTTCGTCGAGTTTTCAAAAAGTAATTGCGtatttaaaaggtgtacgaacactttcgtgcgCCACTTTatgttacagtaatttctccctaattcgcgctaagACCGCGTACAAaattggacgatttgggaagaggagaaacaatcgaatcTCCGCTAATCAGcgtgttatgtcaaggttatactatattacataatcttgacatatccttgacataaccttgttaAGGTACACGctgattcgcgctcggattgcacaGAGTCAGAGCATatgtgaaggttatgtcaagattatgtcaaggttatgtcaaggttacggcaaggttatgtcaagattatattataatataatattatggcATAACCTCCGGGTGTTAGGCCCAAACAATACGCAGCTAGGCTTCGAGTTCGCTTTGGCTGGAATAAGGAACTAGTCGGAAGGTCTGACGCGACCGAAGCTATCAGAATAATCGTTTGTTCCAGGCGTTGGACGCGTAATAGGTGTCGCACGTCCAACTAGAAACACGAAAGCGGAGTTTGGCAAAGTGGACCTTCGAGACGCACCCGAAAGTAGAATGGCACCAACGACAATTCATACGTAGGGGGAAACGAGGGATGTACAAGTAGCGAGGTTATGCTAGGTCGAATAATCCATCTGTACGGACTTGGCAATAAGATCTCTAATAAAGGAACTGATTAAATAACGTAATTGATATCTGCCGATAATTTCATGAGGAGTTCGTTGATATAGCAACTgctttgacatttttttttaattttgctattgcttggagtGACAATAAATGCTCCtgataaaaaactctcgttcttttaacttttttatccgagcttgTAAAGCAAATTTCTTGTCGCTCCTAGTAATattaaagttaaaaaaaaagcTCTTTAGTCATcttctagtagactagtccctttgTCATCTAtaaaaagattcaagtcgttTCGTCCAGTTTacaaaaagttatcgcgttttaaaaggtgcacgaACTCTTTTATGGGCCATTGTACGTATTTCTATGTATACGCCACGAGAAGCCCGGCGGTCTCTGGCAGCCTTTCAATCACTATCTTTATAACTCTGAACTACTTGACAAACCTCACGATACGTGGTCACACATCCTCGAATCACTCTTGTTCTTCCCAGCGTTGTTCAACGATCGTCGGTAACCGATCACTTCCATCTCCAACCATCCACATGTGACGAGCAATAGGTGAAGTCGTTTACCAGGGTGCGACTCTGTCCAAATTTTTACGACGTTTGCTTGGTCGTTGACACTGGCCGCAATCTCATTGCACGTGCACGGCGAAACAGGCGCAGCACCTAGgattggttcaaaaaattgtctTCGCGTGATTATAAAGAACGACGGACGTCGCTCGTTAAGTAAAAGAAAGTATGGTAAACGAAATTCCATTGATTTAGGTACCGCCTAATTAAGCAAGAAAATAGCCGCATCGTCATTTGTACATACGCAGCGACTACGTTCTTTTATCGTAACCCCGTACACGGACCACTTCGAAACCAATTTCGAGCCACGAATGTTAATATTTTTatcacattttttcatttcgctCGTGCTGGAATCAGTCATAATGATTCAAGAATTTATTAGAAAAGCTGGAAAGTGGCTGGGAACTGACACGTGTTCGCAGCCTATATAACTGATTATAATTGCAGAGAAAAAATGAATGCAGGAGGTGACACAGTACATTATTCATGCTTTCCATTAtgatgttttattattttttcatcTACCTGAAATGTGTCAACCGTATCTCAGACGATTTCAAACGGAGATATTGAATTGGCTCCTGCAAACTATAGAATCGGCAGGATTTAGTAACGGAAAGCATGAATAAAGCATAGCGTCGTGGTGTAGTTGGACGATGCGTTAGATATTTCGTTCATACACATTTTGCATATTCTTCAACATGGACGTGTTCCAGAAGATGTATAGTACTTATTACAATGTGATGTGTTTTACTGGACTGTGGCCCGACGACTACACTCTAATAACGAAAGTTCGGAGAGTCGGTTTCTGTTTGCTCACTCTTTGCTGTATCGGCGCTCAGGTGAGCAAGACGCGAGTTTCATCggaatattttttaaatcgtcGAAGTACCAGCACGTCTC contains:
- the LOC143259625 gene encoding uncharacterized protein LOC143259625 isoform X1; translated protein: MDVFQKMYSTYYNVMCFTGLWPDDYTLITKVRRVGFCLLTLCCIGAQVSTLRMVEITLYNLLQTLSFTFPMLLFFLRYVGFVITLPSVKHFLENFGHDYDAVKDPIEADLFMKQAIEARRVVMLLLVISSGGMMLSIFLLLIPTIMQSKLQTRYLNMVGFFYTEVTQDSNVVTLQLIIVICLGLLSITCTESSLAVFVAYLCGLLEIARYRIRTAVDEMACSGTVSSNIINIRSAMDLHRRAVEISADYSKDVTLSYLLAIITVVVSFAINIYRLYLAVGDFKNKENILVCVQITLVHFIIIYLNNYSGQRMISTSIGLFNGIYSSSWYRMPPKSQKILLFVLMRSSMGLQFSLAGLFVPSYEGFSKMVSSSFSYFTMIISV
- the LOC143259625 gene encoding uncharacterized protein LOC143259625 isoform X2; its protein translation is MDVFQKMYSTYYNVMCFTGLWPDDYTLITKVRRVGFCLLTLCCIGAQVSTLRMVEITLYNLLQTLSFTFPMLLFFLRYVGFVITLPSVKHFLENFGHDYDAVKDPIEADLFMKQAIEARRVVMLLLVISSGGMMLSIFLLLIPTIMQSKLQTRYLNMVGFFYTEVTQDSNVVTLQLIIVICLGLLSITCTESSLAVFVAYLCGLLEIARYRIRTAVDEMACSGTVSSNIINIRSAMDLHRRAVEKDLGRLLEGCDVVLFIGDHNGRRLVRHKYISPIPGGRGLQEQGKHFGLCTNYSGTFHHYIFKQL
- the LOC143259625 gene encoding uncharacterized protein LOC143259625 isoform X3 is translated as MDVFQKMYSTYYNVMCFTGLWPDDYTLITKVRRVGFCLLTLCCIGAQVSTLRMVEITLYNLLQTLSFTFPMLLFFLRYVGFVITLPSVKHFLENFGHDYDAVKDPIEADLFMKQAIEARRVVMLLLVISSGGMMLSIFLLLIPTIMQSKLQTRYLNMVGFFYTEVTQDSNVVTLQLIIVICLGLLSITCTESSLAVFVAYLCGLLEIARYRIRTAVDEMACSGTVSSNIINIRSAMDLHRRAVELDLGRLLEGCDVVLFIGDHNGRRLVRHKYISPIPGGRGLQEQGKHFGLCTNYSGTFHHYIFKQL